One part of the Salvelinus namaycush isolate Seneca unplaced genomic scaffold, SaNama_1.0 Scaffold551, whole genome shotgun sequence genome encodes these proteins:
- the LOC120041837 gene encoding ataxin-7-like protein 3 isoform X5, with translation MKMEDMSLSGLDNTKLEALAQDIYSDLVEDACLGLCFEVHRAVKQGYFFLDDTDQESMKDFEIVDQPGVDIFGQVYNQWKNKECVCPNCNRSIAASRFAPHLEKCLGMGRNSSRIANRRIASSNNMNNKSESDQEDNDDVNDNDWSYGSEKKAKKRKSDKNPNSPRRSKSVKHKNVLE, from the exons ATGAAAATGGAGGATATGTCTCTGTCGGGCCTGGACAACACCAAGCTAGAG GCCTTGGCTCAGGACATCTACTCGGACCTGGTGGAGGACGCCTGTTTGGGCCTGTGTTTCGAGGTACATCGTGCTGTCAAACAGGGCTACTTCTTCCTGGATGACACGGACCAAGAAAGCATGAAGGACTTCG AAATCGTTGACCAACCAGGAGTGGACATTTTCGGGCAAGTGTACAATCAGTGGAAAAACAAGGAATGTGTGTGTCCGAACTGCAACCGGAGCATTGCTGCGTCCCGCTTTGCCCCTCATCTGGAGAAATGCTTGGGCATGGGGCGCAACAGCAGCCGCATCGCCAACCGCAG AATAGCAAGCAGTAACAACATGAACAACAAATCAGAGAGTGATCAGGAAGACAATGATGACGTCAATGACAATGACTGGTCGTATGGCTCAGAAAAAAAAG CTAAGAAGAGAAAGTCAGATAAG AATCCAAATTCACCCAGAAGATCAAAATCTGTAAAGCATAAAAATG